The genomic segment GCGTGAAGGTAGAGATACTTGGCGTAGGTTGCCCGAAGTGTCGCAAGACCGAGGAGATGATAGGCGAGACCATACGCAAACTCGGGGTTGACGCCGAAATCGTGCATGTGACCGACATCGACGAGATCATCGAGCGAGGAGTGATGATGAC from the Bacillota bacterium genome contains:
- a CDS encoding thioredoxin family protein, with the protein product MKVEILGVGCPKCRKTEEMIGETIRKLGVDAEIVHVTDIDEIIERGVMMTPAVFVDGEKKIEGKIPTESQIREWFKE